The region GCCGACCCCTTTGCTCCGCCAGCCCAGACAGACGCCAACTCGGATGTCGAAGCAAAGAAGCCGGTCATTTCCGCCGACATCGATACCGATCGCGCTGACCGAGCGGCCAAGTCCGCTATGGCTGTCCGTGCGAGTCAACTGCAAGGGATGACAATTCAGAACGAAGCCGGTAAAGATCTCGGTAACGTTCGCGACGTCGTCATCGATACCGACCACGGCAAAGTAAAGTATGTTGCGGTCGCCTATGGTGGCTTTCTCGGGCTAGGATCGAAGCTGTTTGCCGTTCCTTTCGACGCCTTTGAGTATCGTCCAGAATCGCAAGATCGCGAGCAAGTTCTGTTGCTCAATCTAAACGAAGAGATGATGCGTAAAGCTCCCGGTTTCGACGCCGACAACTGGCCCAACATGGCCTCGAAGGAATTTGCTGCCGCAATCGATAAGCACTATGCCGATCGAGATGGTGGCGTCAACGTGAAAGTTGGTCCGGTAGACGTCGACGTTGATGTCGATCGCAAAGACCGAACCGCTCAACAGCCATCCAATACGGCCGCCATCCATCGTGCTGGCGACCTGAACGGAATGGTGGTTGTGAATAACGAGAACGAACGTGTCGGTACGATTGGCGATCTGATGATCGACACCGCGACCGGTGACGTTCGCTATGCAGCCCTTTCTGTTGGTGGTCTGGCTGGTATCGGTGACACGATGCACGCCGTCGCTTGGAACAACTTCCGCTTGAATCACGACGCGCAGAACGACACCAACCAGTTGGTTCTCAATGCGAACCCTGAAACGCTGAAAAAGGCAAAAGGTTTCGATCAGAACAGCTGGCCACTGGAAGCTAATAAGAACTTCGATGGCCAGGCGAACCGAGTCGACGACCGCCGCCCGGTCGATGACAGTCGTCCGGCCATCGATGCTGACATCGAAGCCCCCGGTGTCGACGTCGAAGTCAACGATGACGTTCCTGGGAGCGTGATCGATGCGGATGTCGACGCTGAGTAATTCAGGAAGTTGATGTTCACTGGATGAACGCTGGCAAGGACGTTCAGAATTAACCACACCTGAGATGGATTTGCGAAGTGGTTGTTGGGCCAACGCCTTGGGGGAGACGTTCCTAGAACGATTTCCCTCAAGGCTTGGCTTACATTTACACCCCATCTTTTCTTCAATAAAGGAACCCAGCCATGAATTGGGATACGATTGAGGGGAACTGGAAGCAGTTCTCTGGAAAGATTCGTGAGCAGTGGGGA is a window of Bremerella sp. TYQ1 DNA encoding:
- a CDS encoding PRC-barrel domain-containing protein; amino-acid sequence: MLRSIPAVVATALMAAGSVTSAAYADDNPTADPFAPPAQTDANSDVEAKKPVISADIDTDRADRAAKSAMAVRASQLQGMTIQNEAGKDLGNVRDVVIDTDHGKVKYVAVAYGGFLGLGSKLFAVPFDAFEYRPESQDREQVLLLNLNEEMMRKAPGFDADNWPNMASKEFAAAIDKHYADRDGGVNVKVGPVDVDVDVDRKDRTAQQPSNTAAIHRAGDLNGMVVVNNENERVGTIGDLMIDTATGDVRYAALSVGGLAGIGDTMHAVAWNNFRLNHDAQNDTNQLVLNANPETLKKAKGFDQNSWPLEANKNFDGQANRVDDRRPVDDSRPAIDADIEAPGVDVEVNDDVPGSVIDADVDAE